The nucleotide window AGAAGGCAGCCTTAGGATCTACTTTTAACCAAGAAGCTCAGGGGTAGGAACCCAAACAGATGCTGGGTTAGTTCTGGTTAGTGAACTGGAATCTTGGTGACAGACACTGACATATGATCCATGTTCTGGGTGCTGAAGAGGATGCtgtaaagacagacagatggagaagCCCCAGGTCTGTGCCACTAGCCAACTGCTGGGCGGTTACCCAAGTTACCCCAAGGAGACCAGGGAGAAGAAGGTCCCCAAAACAAGTTGCTGTCCCCAAACCACCCATCCACTGCTCATCCTATCTGAATGAAGGCAGTCACGTGGAGCCCAGTGCAGAGAGGCACAGAAGGCTCACCTGGCAAAATGAGGGGCACCTCATGCTCTCGGTATGGGCAGGTCCCATCCACCATAGAGGGTCTTCCTTCCACTCTGCACCTCACAGGCATTCGTGTCTTCATGAAAGGAAGCCAGGGTATCAGGACACCAAGGACAGCCTCCTCCTGGAGTTCAGGCTAGGTGCAGTGGAGCCGCTGGCCGCCCCTCCCAGAGAAGACCAGAGCTGAGACCCAATAGTCAGTCGCTCACAGCCTATCTACAAAGCACCCCAAGCAAAGGTGTCTTCGGTCCTGTGTTCCACTTTTCCAAGGTCAGAGGACTGCCAAGCAcccagagaataaataaatacaagtgtTGGGGGGAAACAACCACCCGATCGTGAAGGTATCATCAGAGCAATGGAGGAGATGCAGAAAACCTCTCCATAACGGAATGAAGCTCATCAGAACAGACCTGCCCGCTGCATAAGGCGCCAGCTGGTGCTGTTCTACGTAATAGCATCCTTGGCAAAGAGCTGAGGCTGAGGCCTCTGACCCTATCCAAAGGACACGGCCCAGAAAGGTTCTAATACCTGCTAGATGATGGGGTCAGAGGCTAAAGTACAGAAGAGCTCAGATGCAGGAGACAGGAAGCTCTTGCTCCTCTGAGGTACGCAAGCCTCACAGGCAACCTTGCAGACGTGCATCAGCCGTGGAGTGGCAACCCCACCAACTGCACCATCCTCCCTCAGCGTGATCTGAGCATGGCCTTACCTCTCTCAGGTAGCCCCGGATCCTGCTCTCACAGCTATATCTCAGGTAGCCAGACTTATTCCTGAATCGAGACTCCAAACCTACAAGAAAGATTACTCTGGGATCTACAGGCAGACCACGACCTCTTGGTTTGTGTCCTCAGTGGCTCAGAAGCCAAGCAGACAAGAAAGGACCAGAGGGAGGTGTATCAGGGACTGCATCAGCCGCAGAGATGCCTGACGGCAGGGTGCGTGTTCTCTAGTTGGGGGATCTGGTTTTGAGGCACCTCAAACACTGCTAAGAGATTTCTTCTTGGCTGGCCCTCAAACCCTCAAGAAATTTCAACTGCTCAAGGACACCTCAATCTGGACTTAACAACCCAAGTAGtcagcagcagaggagagggccaAAAGTGTGCTCCATCCGTACGATTGGACACTATTAAAAGGGAAGGACGCTGGTCACCCAGGCGAACATAAAGGGCAGCATGCTGACGAGAGGAGCTGTGGGACAAACCCTGTATGATTCCACCCACACAAGGTACCATGTgaaggaggagctggggaggggttCTGTTCATAGGGCTGGAAACGGGCATGAGAGGGCTTGGGCTGCAGACCCACAGAGCATGGGCTCTGACAGCAAACGCCAGTGCCGACGGCAGGACAGGGTGAAGGGGCTTGGATATGTGGAGTGCCACTAACTCTGCagcccagcctgctctacagtAGATTCACCCAACCACAGACATTAACACTTTAAAAATCTCACATCCGggcaggtgcacacctttaatcccagcacttgggaggcagaggcagatggaactctgcgttcgaggccagcctggtctacaagtgagttccaggacagtcagggctacacagagaaaccctgtctcaacaaaccaaaaccaataaacaaatcattttaaaaacttatatctGAATAAGCATGTAGATTGTTTCCTGTTCTCTAGAATTTtaagtctgtgcatgtgtgcctgtggtgtacatgaatgtgcacatgtgtgtgtatatctgtgcaggTGCACTCTCCCATGCACACTCATGTTAAGAGCAGAGGTCACCactgagtgtcttcctctgtcaccctCCACCCTCACTAAATATGGAGCTCACTGTTTGGAATATATTGGCTGACCAGTGAACCTCAaggatctgcctgactctgcctggcatatgccaccacacctggattttacatgggtgctggggatctgaactcaagtccccaAGCTCAAGCAGCAAGCAAtgcccactgatccatctcccagAACCCTATAGACTggtttttcttgtcattattcctTAAAGGGACCAGCTGACAACTACTTTCCCAGCATTTGCATGGAACCAGGTACCTTAAGTGACCTAGGGAGGATATGAATCATATATATAGGAGAGATTTCTGAAGTgtgctggccagtcagcccagCCTAGCTCTAGccaatgagaccctatctcaagggaGGTGAATAGTATTCCTGAGGATGACACCCAGGGTGGTCTTCTgatacacagacacgcacacatgcgctctctctctctctctctctctctctctctctctctctctctctctctctctctcaaatggtAAGATGACAAACTCCACATTCCATGCATTTTGCCATGGCTTTTGGAAGAATgatttaaaaggaaggaaggaagagagaaaaagaaaaagaaaaaaagaaagaaagctatttCAAGGCTGCCCAGGACACTGCCCCCACCCAGGAGTCCTGGCCAGATGCCTTCTCATGGACACCTTTTGTTATCACTCACTCCAGAGGCCAGTCACCCTTGGTTGGGAAGCATCAGGATCTGAAGTGGACAAAGATCCTCCCGAGCCTCTGCTCCAAAGAGGCCCTTCCCTGCCTGTCCCAGACGTCCTGGCCACATGGTCACCCCAGTCTACGTACCTTCAAACCAGGACGGGTCCTGCTCCCGGGTCTCAGCAGTGATGTTCTGGTTGACATGATGCAGAAGGTCAGCCAGCAGCTTCTGCCTCAGTGGGTCCTGCTCATGTGACAGCAGTTGCTGCGCAGCCCGGACGACCCCAGCATGTTGCTCATTAAACACACTGAGGAAGCGGGTGATGTCACTCACATCTGCCACCACcacaagacaaacagaaacacattCATGTTGTTCTAGTCCCAAGAGGAGGCTCTTGTCCACTAAGCCCAGAGACAGCCAAAAGTGAAGACTCAAGACTCTGGTGTCACCAACCCTTGCCTTGGCACTTGACACTCGAATCCTCCACAGGGTGACGCTGCCAATTCCATTCCTCTGGCCACGTCCTGCCAGGTGATGGGATTGCAGTGCCCTAGAATAGTGCACTTGCtcttcttctgctttctcttcctccacacTAGGTCACCTCCTTTGCTCATTCCCTTAGGACCCAACTTCCAGGCCTCACAGTCCCTCTCCTGACTTTCCCATGGGCCCTTTCCACAAGTAGCAAGCTACATTGGGCTTTCCTAGCAGGTGCTGAATGCCAAGTGTATTCTCCTGAGGATCTTAGCTAAACAGGAGCAAACAGAATCCAGTGACAACTAAAAAGCACAGACCACAGCCAAGTGAGGCTCCAACTCTGCTTCATACTCAAAACTCAGTGAGACCCACTGTGTCAACAAGCTGAAGAAATAAGGTCTTGTGGGCACAGCAACAGATGTAGAAAATGCAGGGGGAAACCTCAGGAAGACAGGACTCACCAAGAGATTCCTGGACAGTGAAAATGTACAGTGAGCATGAAGAAAcatcaaaaataagtaaattagtaATAttattaaaggaaagaaaagaaaatgcacagCGAAGAAAATGACAATCTGGATGTCATCAAAGTCAAAAATTTTGAAGCTGGGTATGGGACACATGCCTGGAATGCCAGCAGTTGgtagatggaggcaggagaaacaaaagctttaggccagccttagctacagagtgaatttaaggccagcctcagctacatgtaACCTtggcctccatttccctcccaaaTCTGAACCGTTTGCTCTATtacagagcatgaaaagagcaaGGTCGGTTAGCTCAGCTGGTTGGAGCTTGGTTCCAAAACAGAGAATGAAACGGAACCCAACAGAGGATATTAGAAAACCACATTATCTGACATGGAAGACATAACCAGGATTTGCTGAGGGTGGGGTAAATATTTCAACGGCTTAAAAAATCtgattaaaaaacacaaaagacatGAAGACTGCTTCACCAAGAAGTGCCTGCAGGTGGCAAATAAGAACACAGAATGATATCCAATCCCATTAGCCACCGGGGAAATTCGGATTAAGGCCACACTGAGCTGTCATCACACACCTACCTAGAAGAGCTTTAATAAAAACTACGATCCCTAGGAGCATTTCAACACTCAAACGTCGGAGAACGGCCCTGAGCAACGcctgtcctgccctgccctgcccagcacAGCCCAGCACAGCAAAACCTTCCCCAGGCTCCTCCAATCCTCCCCCCTTGCTTTTCCagttaataaataactaaataaacaaacaaacaaacaaataaataaataatacactgGAAATAGAGTTCTTCAGCAAAAGCTCTTGGCATTCAGTGCCCCCTGACCTTATCTACTAGGCTCGTGCCTGGGCTCCTGGACCTGGGCTTAAACGGCGTGGGTCCCGCCAATCTCCGAAGTTTTACTACTTACAACCCTGCCAGGTCTGGCCAGCAGTGAGCAGCAGGAGTTCGGCGTCATCGGGGAGCCCCGGGAAATAGTCATCAGTCACCTCCGTGCCATCTTCGTACAAGCACAGCCGGGAGCCGGACTCCGGGAGCTGGAGAACAGGAAGAGTAGGCTCGTCCTGCCCACAGGCAGTCCGCTCAGGGTGCCACCTGTCTGCAGGAGCCCAGCGCCCGTCCAAGTCCATCTAAGGGGACGGAAACCGTGCGCTCGTAGTAGCCGGGGTCCCCGCCCCGCCACCCCGACCCACCTGGAAACGGACGCAACCCTTGTGCAGCAGCTCCTGGCAGCTCCGGGCCGCCACGCCGAACTTGCACTCGCTGTGTAGGGCTCGCAACTTGACGCTCTTGGGTTGGCGGAGCACCGCGCACATGGCAGGACTCCGGCAGCAGACACTGCACGCACCGGACGACGACGACTGACCCTCGCTCCTCGCCACTCCCGGAACTGTGGCGCGTAGGCGCCGCCCGGAACGCTTTTCTCTACTCCTTGGCAGGCGCGACCCGAAACGTCCGTCTGCAGGACCTTTCCCCAGCCGGAACCCGCGAGGCGTGGCTGCGCGCGCAGGCGCCTACGGACGGCCGCGCAGGCGTACAGCGCGGGCCGGCCTGGTTGCCATGGGAGCGTGGCTGCGGCCCGGGCGCTGGGCAGGGGAGGCCCGGGCTGCTCCTCCGCTGCCCTCGCCTCAGTGGCCCGGGGTGGGGGCGGCCGGACCGAGGCGAGGCCTCTCCGAAGCGAGCGGAGGCCGGCATCGCGGCAGCGTCCCTCTTGCTCGTCTCCGCGGCGCCCTGTGACCCCGCGCggcctcggtcctcagcggcacCGAGGCGGAAGACATCTGGCCGTGGAGGGACGTGGCCGCTGCCTGCTCGAGGCCTCTAGGTAGCGCACCTCGGCCTTCGTGTCGGGAATCCGGTTCCAGCTCCGCCTTGTCCTCTTCTGGATGCGTTACTGAGCAGAACCAGTTACCAAGAGGCTGAAGACTGTAGCTCTGGCCCCTGGTAAGCCAGACACTTTGATGCGTGTTGTTTGCGGGGTTTGTTTCCTAGTTGGGTTAGGTTTGAGATGTTTTTTAAGCTTAAAGATTCTCTAAAAACACTTTGAATCCTTAAGATTAATCGGTCCCCAATCAACACTTAATATTGTAACAGTTGcgtttattgaaaagaaaactagaaacattttttttatttctttgtaacaaAATGTTTGAAGTTGCTACATTGTTTTTGGacttagggctagagagatggctttaAAGGGAAGGGTCGCAACCAAAAATACAAGAGTTTGTGCCTAGTTACAGTTTTTAAGCAATGTTAGGGTAAATGTCACCTGACACTGTTGGCTATGGCTGCCCTAGGGACAGCTGGGACACCACCTACGTCTGGTGACCAGAAGTTTCCGCGGTGTGTTTTGTGGAGCCACGAGCATGTGCATGTGCCGAGGCTCCTGATGATTGGGGCAAAGGGCAGGAGTAGGGGAGTGGAAATCTCCTGCAGTGTCAGGTCTGAAAGTGGATTGTTTTGTATTGAGTTCCGGGTGTTTCGCACACTGCCCCACAGCCCTCTTGCCAGGGTCTTCAGTACCAGTTATTTGTTCTGGTTTTATTGGGGACACACTTGTATCTGCCTTTAACGTTCTGTTTGTAAGTCTCTGTGCACCCCAGAAGGTGCTAGTTAAGACCAGAGATGCAGACCCAACTGAGTAAAACTGTTGTCAAGGTAGAAATCTGGCCTGCCTGctctctcgcgctctctctctctctctctctctctctctctctctctctctctctctctctctctctctgtctaaaactgtctcactatgtagccctgttaCTCCTacatagaccatgctgacctcaaactcagagatcctccttccaagtgccgggattaaaagtgtgtgcaacCACAACCGGTATAGGCCAGGCCCTTGAAGATGGTCAAATAATTGAAGAAGTCAGAGCCAGGGATATACCTCTAAGTGTTTGGATCCTTCTAAAATTCACAACACGCtgaggcatagtggcacatgcctttaatcccagtactttgcgtgccaaggcaagaggatctctgtgagtttgaggccattgcagtctacatactgagttctaggctagtcgAAGCTAAatattgagactctgtctcaaaaataacaaatttcaaGATAAGATGTAAGAATGGGGGAAACGAGGTATCAGAACAGAAGCAGCATTTTAATTCCTAGATGGAGGCCACAGAGGGCTTTGGAATTAAGACCTGAATAGAGGTAACTGAAGTTGGGTGTAAGGAATGTTGTCTGGTAGGAACATGCGTGGAACAGAAGAGCCAAGGCAGTGGAAGTGACTGAATGCAGTAAGACTTTACATGCTTACGTGGGTGTTGAAGGGGAGTGTAGTGCCTGAGAGGAGCTCCAGGCTCGGGGACCTGAGTGACCTAGGAGTGTGGTCTCCCAGTCAGAGGAGACGCATGTTATGAGAGTGTAGTCTCACAGTCAGAGGAGACGCATGTTATGAGAGTGTAGTCTCCCAGTCAGAGGAGACACATGTTATGAGAGTGTAGTCTCACAGTCAGAGGAGACACATGTTATGAGAGTGTAGTCTCCCAGTCAGAGGAGACACATGTTATGAAAGTGTAGTCTCACAGTCAGAGGAGACACATGTTATAGGAGTGTAGTCTCCCAGTCAGAGGAGACACATGTTATGAGAGTGTAGTCTCCCAGTCAGAGGAGACACATGTTATGAGAGTGTAGTCTCCCAGTCAGAGGAGACGCATGTTATAGGAGTGTAGTCTCCCAGTCAGAGGAGACACATGTTATGAGAGTGTAGTCTCCCAGTCAGAGGAGACACATGTTATAGGAGTGTAGTCTCACAGTCAGAGGAGACACATGTTATGAGAGTGTAGTCTCACAGTCAGAGGAGACACATGTTATGAGAGTGTAGTCTCACAGTCAGAGGAGACACATGTTATAGGAGTGTAGTCTCACAGTCAGAGGAGACACATGTTATGAGAGTGTAGTCTCCCAGTCAGAGGAGACACATGTTATGAGAGTGTAGTCTCCCAGTCAGAGGAGACACATGTTATGAGAGTGTAGTCTCCCAGTCAGAGGAGACACATGTTATGAGAGTGTAGTCTCACAGTCAGAGGAGACACATGTTATGAGAGTGTAGTCTCACAGTCAGAGGAGACACATGTTATGAGAGTGTAGTCTCACAGTCAGAGGAGACACATGTTATAGGAGTGTAGTCTCCCAGTCAGAGGAGACACATGTTATGAGAGTGTAGTCTCACAGTCAGAGGAGACACATGTTATGAGAGTGTAGTCTCACAGTCAGAGGAGACACATGTTATGAGAGTGTAGTCTCCCAGTCAGAGGAGACACATGTTATGAGAGTGTAGTCTCACAGTCAGAGGAGACACATGTTATAGGAGTGTAGTCTCACAGTCAGAGGAGACGCATGTTATGAGAGTGTAGTCTCCCAGTCAGAGGAGACACATGTTATGAGAGTGTAGTCTCACAGTCAGAGGAGACACATGTTATGAGAGTGTAGTCTCCCGGTCAGAGGAGACGCATGTTAAGTCACCCAGCTGTGCGTATGAACCACTCTTGATTGTGTTCTGGGTCAGTTTCCTCCGCTCTGCTGTGACAGACACAGGGAACTCAGTGGAGCACCTTTAATGGTGACTTGCTGTGCTGGCTTTAGTAGTTTAGTGCACACattccaaaaacaaaatacaccAGCAAGCATCAGACTGGCACTGATCCTTGAAATGGTCCTTTTCAAATCCCATGAAAGTAAGCAAAAGCTCTGAATTATACATCAGGCATTTTCACGTGAGCCAGGCCTCCTGCGGGGTACTTTGGATAGCACTGCCCACAGAGTATTTCAGTGATGCATCTTATTCCAAGAAACCTCCAATGCTCTTCTTTTTCCTGTATTAGGAGGATTGTTGTTTTTTCTGATGATGATTTATTTCACCAACAGTTGTCTACTTAGCAAGTATTTGATTGGTTTGATAACTGAGAAGTAGCCATGCCCGCGTGTTGCTCTCTGACGTTGCTGCTCCAGCCCAAGGTTAGCTTCACTTGGGCAGGGCCTCCTCTCCTAGTGGCCTCAGTAGccctggactcttttttttttttttttttttggtttttcgagacagggtttctctgtggctttggagcctgtcctggaactagctctgtagaccagacgggtctcgaactcacagagatccgcctgcctctgcctcccgagtgctgggattaaaggcgtgcgccaccatcgcctggcttggaCTCTTGTGTTAGGAGTCTCTCTGGGGAGAGAGCTCCTCTGCTGTGGCCTCAGTGTAATCCTGGGATTGAGTGTCACCTGTTCCCTCTGGGCAACACATATGTGTGTTCCCATCCATGAACCCTCACTGTACATGGATGTGGAATTCTCGGACTGTCCGAGCCTAGGAAAGTGTAACAGGTCCCGACCAGGGCTGGAGGGGAGTGCAGAGACACCAGCTCATCGCTGACTCTGTGCTGTGTTCCAGCATGGAGAGCATGCGTGCCAAGCAGCAAAGCAGACATGACAGCACACGTCCTCCAAGTGACAGTGGTGAGCTAGGACACAGGTCAGCACACGTCCTCCAAGTGACAGTGGTGAGCTAGGACACAGGTCAGCACGCACCCTCCAAGTGACGGTGGTGAGGTAGAGCACGGGTCAGCAAAGCTGACATGACAGCACGTGTCCTCCAAGTGACAGTGGTGGGCACAGGTCAGTTCACCAAAAAATCATACTGAAGGAATCATTCAGCCAGTTTTTCCTCTTCAAGCTCCCTCAAGTTTGACCATGTCTCCTCTCGACTTGGCTTCCAGCAGACTTTGTTAGTATAAGCAGTGACACTCCTTCTTCACTAGGACTGGGAGAgctgcccctgcttctgcctAGCTTGATTGTCTAGGTTCAGGGGGAAACTGACAACTGCTTGTGCCCATCTGGAGGGCGAGGGCAGGTGGCCCAGCAATGTGTCCTACGAGACATCGCTGGGTAGTTTTCCACATCCTCTGAGGATCTGGGAGCCAACAGATGGTCCTGGCCCATCTTGTTCACAGATAACACTTTTAAATGTCCTGAGTCAGGTTCCCAACTCAACTGTGCTCACATCTGCACCAGTGCATCTGTGCGTCCTGCATTCCGTAGGGCTGCATGTTTACACTGATTAGGTGTCCTCCCTAATCATTGCtagttgtttgtttccttgataATACCAAAAGACTTTGTACCCTACCAAAAGCTTTGGTTTTACCATGAGATTGTGACAAGCAGGGAGGCTTAGGAATTTCAGAGCTGGCATTGAGGTGGCAGCAGGGACAAGCATCTCTGAAGTCTGAAGCCTTTTCTCGCTCCTGATGGTTTCCAGTACCAGCCTTAGCATTAACTGAGTGGCTCCAGTCTCTCAGTATGTGGCACCCCCACCCCTCTAGTGTGTCTGAGCCTCCACTTCTTGcgtgtgtttcttgtgtgtgtgttttagggaTTGTTTTGTGGGGGATGGGTTCTGGAGATGAAGTCCACACCTAGCCTTCTGTATGCTAGGTAGGCATTGTCCCTTAGTGGTACTCACCCCAgatccttttcctcttctccaagTGCACTAGCCACATGAATTCCCCAATAGGGTATCATTTTAATTTGATCACATCTGCAGAAACCCCAGTGAGGTAACTTTCACACACAACAAAGGCAGACTCTGATCATTAGTGAGGATGTAACTCAGGCGCAGCAAAGGTCAGACTCTCAGGAAAATCAAGATAGCTTAAATGGTGTGTTAAGTAGAATTAGAacatccatttaaaaatgttttgtagaCAAACTAACCTTTTTGGAGTGATGGGCCAGTCTGAGTATTCTGTGGCTTACCTTGTATGACGTGAGCTAACACCTCATCTAACCTAGTTGAATCCCTTCTCAGAACTCTTCCCTGATCTTCTGAACAGCCCATGTGTGCAGAATGCCCCACAAGATTGGATTTGTAGTGGTCAGCTCTTCTGGACATGAAGATGGCTTCAGTGCTCGGGAACTAATGATCCACGCACCGACTGTCAGTGGCTGGAGGTCACCAAAGTAAGGCTGGCCCGAGGGGCAGTGCTGAGAGCACATCTCTGGGTCTGAATACCTGGTAGGGTTGGTGCCTCTCGATCTAAAAACACGAAATGCATTTCTAGTCGGGTACATGGTGTATTTCAGTGAAAACTAAATTAAGATCACTAAAATTAAAGTGCATTTTCCTCTTGGAATGTCCGAGGGGACCCAGTAAGCAGgaccccctccccagcccccatgccTGACCTCCCGGGAACTAGAAAAATCAAACAGGTAGGGTAGAGAGGCGCTTGCTGGAGCTGTAGGTGTCAGGTAATCAGGACCTCCGTGCCTGAGCTCTGGGAGACTGGAAGAGTCAAGCAGAGAGGATAGAGCAGAACTTGCTGGAGCTGACAGTGTCGAACTTCCTGGTCCACTCCCTCCCAGGCATGCTGTCCCCACTGAGGAGTACAGGTTCATGCTCCTAGCCACACCCTCTTTTCTCCCGAGCTCCCCATTTCTGTTCTGCTTCCCTCCAGTTGTTAAGGGCAAAGCTTccactctctgccttctgcattTCCCTCTGCAGAGATCTTAGCTGTGTCTGCCCTGCAAGTCGAGTCCATGAAGCTCATAGGTTCTTAAGTAGACACACAGAGCTACTTTGTAACAGTGATTATGCAAGTCACCCCAGCATGGTACTTTTGTCGTTGGCGTGGTTTTCCTTTAAACTCTTAATTGTATCCATGTTAGTACCGTGCTTCCGGAGGATACCAAAGGAAAGGG belongs to Microtus pennsylvanicus isolate mMicPen1 chromosome 13, mMicPen1.hap1, whole genome shotgun sequence and includes:
- the Dffb gene encoding DNA fragmentation factor subunit beta isoform X3 → MCAVLRQPKSVKLRALHSECKFGVAARSCQELLHKGCVRFQLPESGSRLCLYEDGTEVTDDYFPGLPDDAELLLLTAGQTWQGYVSDITRFLSVFNEQHAGVVRAAQQLLSHEQDPLRQKLLADLLHHVNQNITAETREQDPSWFEGLESRFRNKSGYLRYSCESRIRGYLREVSANTSAVDAAAREEFERVLSSMCQKLKSQKYNGSYFDRGAEASERLCTPEGWFSCQDREEAHRGAHAGGSRPGWEGGELGVLLQPALHGREPEAGAHRLPQEDHAQAAV
- the Dffb gene encoding DNA fragmentation factor subunit beta isoform X2; the protein is MCAVLRQPKSVKLRALHSECKFGVAARSCQELLHKGCVRFQLPESGSRLCLYEDGTEVTDDYFPGLPDDAELLLLTAGQTWQGYVSDITRFLSVFNEQHAGVVRAAQQLLSHEQDPLRQKLLADLLHHVNQNITAETREQDPSWFEGLESRFRNKSGYLRYSCESRIRGYLREVSANTSAVDAAAREEFERVLSSMCQKLKSQKYNGSYFDRGAEASERLCTPEGWFSCQGPFDLESCLSKHSINPYGNRESRILFSTWNLDHIWRAMQIWTPPSIKRASGGLVWTLHEKECPGSDLQTPWEIDTGVPLPSISSLL